The following proteins are co-located in the Equus quagga isolate Etosha38 chromosome 22, UCLA_HA_Equagga_1.0, whole genome shotgun sequence genome:
- the DKK4 gene encoding dickkopf-related protein 4, whose protein sequence is MEVVVLLGLSWFCAPLGALVLDFNGIKSPAKVPGAQKGSQCLSDKDCSTRKFCLKPRHEKAFCATCRRLRRRCQRDAMCCPGALCLNDVCTATEDATPILERQIDDTDTKGTTEHPIQENKPKRKPNIKKSQGSKGQEGESCLRTFDCGTGLCCARHFWTKICKPVLLEGEVCSKRGHKDAAQAPEIFQRCDCGPRLSCRNQVTGNQQHARLSVCQKI, encoded by the exons ATGGAGGTGGTGGTCTTGCTGGGGCTCAGCTGGTTCTGCGCTCCCCTGGGAGCTCTGGTTCTGGACTTCAATGGCATCAAGAGCCCTGCCAAAGTACCAGGGGCTCAGAAG GGTTCACAGTGCTTGTCTGACAAGGACTGCAGTACCAGGAAATTCTGCCTCAAGCCCCGACATGAGAAGGCATTCTGTGCGACATGCCGCAGGCTACGCAGGAGGTGCCAGCGCGATGCCATGTGCTGCCCAGGAGCGCTCTGCTTGAACG ATGTTTGTACTGCAACAGAAGATGCAACCCCAATATTGGAAAGGCAGATTGATGACACAGATACCAAAGGAACAACTGAGCATCCAATTCAGGAAAACAAACCCAAAAGGAAGCCCAATATTAAGAAATCACAGGGTAGTAAGG GACAAGAGGGAGAAAGCTGTCTCAGAACTTTTGACTGCGGAACTGGACTTTGCTGTGCTCGTCACTTTTGGACTAAAATTTGTAAGCCAGTCCTTTTGGAGGGAGAGGTCTGCTCTAAGAGAGGGCATAAGGATGCTGCGCAAGCTCCAGAAATCTTCCAGCGCTGTGACTGTGGTCCCAGGCTATCATGTCGAAATCAAGTGACTGGCAATCAACAACATGCACGGTTAAGCGTATGCCAAAAAATCTAA